Sequence from the Spartobacteria bacterium genome:
AGCCGCTACGCAGGTCAAGCAGCTTGGGTTTCATTAAGTGCGGACGCATTGAACGGAGGTTTTTTTGAAACTGTTCCGGGTTTCCGGCGATACAGGCATTGGCTATATCCAGAATATCCGGGGTGCTGCGATAATTGGTTTCCAGCTTGTACACTTGTGCATCGGTATATTTGTCAGGAAAATTTAAAATGTTGCGGTAGTTGGCTCCGCGCCAGGAGTAAATGCTCTGGAAATCGTCACCCACCACCAGTAAATTACGGTGACCGGCCGCAAGCAAATCAACCCATTCGCCCTGAATCAGATTTGTGTCCTGAAATTCATCCACCAGAACGTGCAGAAATTGTTCCTGATACATGGCGCAGATGTCGGGATTTTTCTTAAACAGCTCCAATGCATTGACCAGCATGTCATCGAAATCCATTGCGTTTAATCGGCGTTTCCGCAGACAGAACTCATTATAGACATCCATGACGTTCGCAATGTTGATGGTGTGTTCACCAAAATGATCCATGGCCAGATGTTCCACATCCACGCACTTGTTTGCCGCCAGACTGAATAAACTCTGTAAGACCGATGCTTTGGGAAAATGTTTCGAATTTACGCCCAGTTCCGTCACAATGGTTTTTACTAAATGTTCGGAATCGGATGAATCCAGAATGGTGTAATCCGGGTGATACCCCAGGGCATTGGCGTGCCGCCGCAGCAATCGATTGGCCACATGATGAAACGTTCCGCCCCACAATCCGTTTACTTCCTCGCCCACCAACTGACGGGCCCGTTCCATCATTTCCTGCGCTGCACGATTGGTGAACGTCAGTAGCAAAATGCGACTGGCAGGCACGCCAGACTGCACTAAATGGGCTACACGGTAGGTTAATGTGCGGGTTTTCCCTGTTCCCGCCGCAGCGATAACCAACACCGGGCCATCGGAAGCCATCACCGCCGCACACTGCTCTTCATTCAGTTCCTGCTCTATGTTCAAATCGTTCATATCACTCTTTTTTGTTGCAGATTCACCAATAAACTCCGAATAATAGGGGCACAACGGGAGTGCTGAAATGCTTTTCTTAAGAAAAAAAGAACCAGAACATCTTAAAACCGGCCGATGGGGAGAAAAAATTGCGGAGCAGATGCTCTGCAAAAAAGGCTATAAAGTCTTGGGTCGACGAGTTCGTATGGGAAAACATGGGGAAATAGATCTGGTGGTATGCAACGACACTGAATTGCTTTTTATCGAAGTGAAAACGCGCAAAAATGCGGACTTCGGGCGACCAGCCGAGGCGGTTGACCGTGCAAAAGAGCAAACACTGTGTGATGCAGTGGCCCGCTATCTCGCCCGTCTGGAAAGCAAACCCCCGTCCTTTCGTATCGATGTGGTCGAGGTCGTTGGCCATCCAGGAGATAAAAACCCTGAGATAAAACACATCCAGAGTGCCATCATGCTCAGTGAACACTATCAGATCCAATGGTAATGAATAAATACATACATCTGTTCCTTTCAGTATTACTTTTAATGTTCGCGGCCACATCAATCCATGCAGAATGGGAAATAGATCACGATGCTGTTCATCAATTTCTTTCCGACGGGATGGACTGGGCACAGGAAGTCAGCCAAGAATATGATTGGGAATTAGACTGGAATCGCGTGGGCCGGGATGTCGAATCTACACTGCAATCAGTGGATTGGAGCCGGGTCGCCGCCTATCTTCCCGTAGCCCGCGAGTGGCTGTCCTTTCTCGATCAATGGCCGGAAACACGGCCGTATGCGGACTGGCTTCGACAACGCATTGATTATTTTCAGGCGGCATCAGCCTATGTTCATCAACCGATCCCTCCAACACCTGTCCCAACCCACCGGCCTCCGTCACAACCAATCAAGCCCACCCCCGAGCCGACTCGTAACCCGTCCACCCCAGCAAATCCAGCCACGCAAGAGAATTACTGGCTGACAACCCTGAAAACCCGTCCCATTCCAAGCCAAGCTAGACAACTCATCCCCACGCTCAAACAATGCTTTTCAAAACAGCATGTGCCATCCTCGCTAATCTGGCTTGCGGAAGTCGAGTCGTCCTTCAATCCCGAGGCGCGAAGTCCGGTCGGTGCGGCAGGGCTGTTTCAATTTATGCCTGCCACGGCGAAACGATTCGGTATATCGCTGTCACCCGAAGATCAGCGATTCAATCCGGCAATCAGTGCCACAGCCGCAGCGAAATATCTCCACATCCTTCATAAGCGTTTTCATACATGGCCCCTCGCTCTGGCTGCCTACAACTGCGGCGAAGGACGCGTGTCAAAAATACAGAAGAAAACTGGCAAAAAATCATTTGCCGATATTTCATATGCCTTACCCGTAGAAACGCAAATGTACGTGCCAAAAGTACTGGCCATCATCAAACTCCGCGAAGGCGAGTGACAGCAGCTTTAAGATGTGGTTGATTTTCGTGCTGGCTGGCGAACCTGAGAACCCGATTGCCCGCATGCGATATAGCTTGGGCGATGAGGTAAAGTAATTCAGGACGCGCAGTCCGAGCCTCCATATGTTCATCCGTTCTGCTTTTAATAACCATCTCATCCTCGTTTCCTGGTTGTTACGTGGATTTATGATACACAATTATGGATCACCTTTTGGTTTAAAGTGCAACGATTGTTATTGCTACATCATTAATATGATACGCAATGGTGATGACTTTAACCTACGCTTTTAGGATTAAGAAAGGAAGCCATGCGGGACGCCTTTTACCAGCTCCAGTTTACACTGGCAGAGAAACGGCGAGGCGATGCTGTATCCTGCCCGGGGAAGCTCTGAAAGCCTTCGTCCCATAAGTTGTTTATCGATAGGTCGATAGATATGTTATCCAGCTTGGGCAGATGCCAGGCGCAGGCCAGCATCCCGTCCCATTGGGTGTCGTCGCTGGTGCGTAGTGGATTATCCGCCATGAGGCGAACCGTCTGTTCGAATCGAACCGTAACGGCCTTCGAAATATCCCACGAAACAGCACCCTTGAAGGCATGGCGAGCATAGTCCATGGCGTATCTGCTGGAATAAATGTCTGCATCACATGATTTATCCAGCCAGGCATATCCCGCTGTCAGCGAAATCGATTGCCTCGGATTCCATTGTGCATAGCCCTCCGCTCCCAGCGTAGAAATGCGGCCCAGATCCGCTGCAGTCCAGCGAGTGGAGGTTGACGTTTCTCGTATCCAGTCTACCGTGTGATGGGTTTCCCTGTTAAACAAGCTGGCGCGAAGGTGCCATGTCGCCAGCGGCTGGAACGTCCATTGCAAATGAGTTTCCTCGGCTCGCTGATTTTTAAGACCCTGATTTCCCAGGCTGGACGGCGATTCGTAATTGAGCTCAGTGAAAGACGGCTGGCGAATAGTGGTTGTATAGGCCAGTCGGATGTTCTGACGATCTGTGACGGCATAACGTAATGACAGCTGCGGCAGCGTGGCTGGTTCAGCACCTTCAAACACTTCCTGCCGCACTCCCGCATCCAGGATAAAAGAGTCGACCATCACCGCCGGAATCACCGACACCGCTGCGAAATCTCTGATATGATTGCCGAGCGATGAACTGTCTATTTTCTCGCGCACCGCAGAGACCCCCCAGTTTACGGAGCTGGAATCGCTCGCCATATAGCGACCACTCATTTGCCCGGACAGGGTGGTGTCCTTATGCTCGTTAACGTACAGGCTGGCCGGCAGATGCAGGGTGTACTCATCTTTGAGATGGCGAAGCATGGCCGACGCATTCCATGTCGAATAATCTGCACTCTGCGCCTGATAATTGGCGAGAAACAGTGCGTCTTCAATGGATTCATTGGCAACCCAGTCAGGATTAGTTCCATAATATCCACGGGCACCAAAGTCATTTTTCTGTACGCCGCCGAGCAGATCCAGTCGACTGAAATTGTTTTGCCATTGAATCAGTCCGTTTATGCGTTTGCTGTCGACGTCATTGTCTTCATAATTCACCTGATTAACCTGCTGCACATCGGCAAAGGCCCCGGCCCCGACAACTGTCCCGTTGGTCATCGTATATTTTTGCTGTGCGGCCGCTCGGAGCCAGTAGCTGTCATATTCGCCTATGCCGGCAGAAAGTAAACGACGCTGATCCGGCGCATGAATACCGGACGCCACCGTTCCCACAAGATGTCCCTGCGGTGCCATCGCCTGATCAATGCCTGTTTCCAAGCGGATATTATCCAAAAAAAAGAGCGCAATGGGAAGTGCAGCATTGAAGTGTTCGGTTTGCGGATTGCTCAGATTTAATCTGGCAATGGCCAGTCCGGCTCCGCTGAAGGCACTGCCAAGGATACTCATGTCATAAAGTCCGGCCTGACCACCCTGATTTTTCAAGTCAATGCGCGGATCCGCCGCCATGCTCAGTGCATTACCCAGCATGTGGGGTTGTGATTGAATGCCTTCAGCATTAGCATCGGCATGTACGGTCATATCAGGCGCATCGATGACCTTGGCCGCGATGCACATGTGGACACTACAGAAGCAAACGAGAACGAATGCATAAACAGTACATATTTTCATAGATAAATAATTATTCCTCAATTCGATGAATGAACAGGCTGTATAATCTACGCGCCGGCAATATGTCAACTCATATATGCGTCATGGTATACATATAAATATCTCCATCCTATATAAAATTTTATTCTTGAGTGATACACCTGTTTTTACTAATGTGCCTCTTTTTGCATTTCGTTACGCGGTGGTCGCGTCCACGTCTGGATTATGATGCCTGGTATTCATTTGCAAAGAGATGGCTCGCAGTCGAACGGCAATAATGGATGTCCATAACAGCAATGCGATGCTCCAGGTAAGCACGGTGATCCATCTGTGTTGCCACCAGTTGATGCCATTTACATGGAAAGCGGATAAGGGATACAATATCGGTGTCTGGAAACGGCCTGTCCCGTGCGTGTACATGTCGCAGATAATATGCAGTGGCCATGCCAGCATCGGTATGACTAATGGACGCTTTAGTCGCATGCAAAGCACGATGGCAAGCGATGCGATGATCAGGCTGTGTGACATGTGGTAGAGCGTGAAGAT
This genomic interval carries:
- a CDS encoding ATP-dependent helicase, which encodes MNDLNIEQELNEEQCAAVMASDGPVLVIAAAGTGKTRTLTYRVAHLVQSGVPASRILLLTFTNRAAQEMMERARQLVGEEVNGLWGGTFHHVANRLLRRHANALGYHPDYTILDSSDSEHLVKTIVTELGVNSKHFPKASVLQSLFSLAANKCVDVEHLAMDHFGEHTINIANVMDVYNEFCLRKRRLNAMDFDDMLVNALELFKKNPDICAMYQEQFLHVLVDEFQDTNLIQGEWVDLLAAGHRNLLVVGDDFQSIYSWRGANYRNILNFPDKYTDAQVYKLETNYRSTPDILDIANACIAGNPEQFQKNLRSMRPHLMKPKLLDLRSGYEQASTIISEIKRLTSDGGYTTNDIVVLYRSHFHAMEMQMELTKQGIDFQITSGQRFFESSHVKDVCTLVRLAGNSADELAFRRLLGLLPRVGEKTASKIWYKLEQRMDLWNPVLRQVLMDALPKATKEYWRPVHEMFDSMDKEDALAKPHMIMKRFVDAFYDNYAIETFENYARRLEDVEALITFASQFDTLQSFLHEMALQTNLDAEASQSKSKEEGGGLRLTTIHQAKGLEWPVVFILWVCEGMFPSSKCTEDHEKVAEERRLFYVAVTRAKDHLYLCRPSMRRMPDGSIIPCPPSRFINEIDPSLLNVRKAARRW
- a CDS encoding YraN family protein encodes the protein MLFLRKKEPEHLKTGRWGEKIAEQMLCKKGYKVLGRRVRMGKHGEIDLVVCNDTELLFIEVKTRKNADFGRPAEAVDRAKEQTLCDAVARYLARLESKPPSFRIDVVEVVGHPGDKNPEIKHIQSAIMLSEHYQIQW